The Nitrospirota bacterium DNA window ATGGGCAAGCCCCTCCTGATTATAGCAGAGGAAGTTGAGGGTGAAGCTCTTGCAACTCTTGTTGTGAACAAGTTACGGGGAACTATACAGGTAAGTGCTGTTAAAGCTCCGGGTTTTGGTGAAAGAAGAAAAGCGATGCTTGAGGATATAGCAGTTCTTACCGGTGGTACTATGATATCAGAAGACCTCGGAATAAAGCTTGAAAATGTCAAAATATCAGATCTTGGTCGTGCAAAAAAGATAACTATAGACAAGGAAAATACTACAATTGTTGAAGGAGCTGGGGACCCTTCAAAAATACAGGGCAGGGTTAAGCAGATTAAAACACAGATTGACGAGACCACATCAGATTATGATAGGGAAAAATTGCAAGAGAGACTTGCAAAGCTTGTTGGTGGTGTTGCAGTAATCAATGTTGGTGCTGCAACAGAGACAGAAATGAAGGAGAAGAAGGCACGAGTTGAGGATGCATTGAATGCTACCAGGGCTGCAGTAGAAGAAGGAATAGTTCCTGGAGGTGGAGTGGCTTTCCTTAGATGTTTGCCCTCGCTCAAATCGCTGAAGATAGATGGCGATCAGCAGATCGGTGTTGACATAATTAAAAGAGCGCTTGAAGAACCGATTAGACAAATTGCAAACAATGCAGGTATAGAAGGCTCAATAGTTGTCGAAAAAGTAAAGCACGCCAAGGATGTAAACTTCGGCTTTGATGCTAATCAGGAAGAATATGTGGACATGATGAAGACAGGTATAATTGATCCCACAAAAGTAACAAGGACTGCGTTACAGAATGCAGCATCAGTTGCCGCTTTAATGTTAACGACTTCAGTAATGGTTACAGAAATTCCAGAGGAAGAAAAAGCACCTAAGATGCCACCTGGCATGGGTGGAGAGATGTATTAATAAGAGCGCTGTATCTTAGAGCTAAAAGAGCAGAAATTCAGAAGAGGGGTAATTTCGTAGCAGAATTGCCCCTCTTTTTTGAGTAATTAAAACTCATTTATTATGTTAACCCGAAAAATGCAATTTAATAATACAGATGTTGCGAAAAAATTTTTTTACGCAATGTCTGCATTATTCGGGTTAATGCCTTATATAGCTTGTCATTCTGAACCTCCAAAGGGTGTGAAGAATCTTGTTGTTTTTTTTCAGGTCAATC harbors:
- the groL gene encoding chaperonin GroEL (60 kDa chaperone family; promotes refolding of misfolded polypeptides especially under stressful conditions; forms two stacked rings of heptamers to form a barrel-shaped 14mer; ends can be capped by GroES; misfolded proteins enter the barrel where they are refolded when GroES binds); protein product: MAAKQLLFDDAARNSILKGVTLLTDAVKATLGPKGRNAILDKKFGAPTITKDGVTVAKEIELKDPWENMGAQLVREVASKTSDIAGDGTTTATVLAHAIYREGIKNVAAGANPMDLKRGIEKAVEIVIEELKKLSKPVQDKKEIAQVGTISANNDTSVGELIAEAMDKVGKDGVITVEEAKSMQTTLDVVEGMQFDRGYISPYFITDPERMECILEDAFILIHEKKISSMKDLLPILEQIAKMGKPLLIIAEEVEGEALATLVVNKLRGTIQVSAVKAPGFGERRKAMLEDIAVLTGGTMISEDLGIKLENVKISDLGRAKKITIDKENTTIVEGAGDPSKIQGRVKQIKTQIDETTSDYDREKLQERLAKLVGGVAVINVGAATETEMKEKKARVEDALNATRAAVEEGIVPGGGVAFLRCLPSLKSLKIDGDQQIGVDIIKRALEEPIRQIANNAGIEGSIVVEKVKHAKDVNFGFDANQEEYVDMMKTGIIDPTKVTRTALQNAASVAALMLTTSVMVTEIPEEEKAPKMPPGMGGEMY